Part of the Clostridiales bacterium genome is shown below.
CAGACTCTTAAGGCTGTGAGCTTAGCGATTGAAATAATATTCTTCAAATATAAAAATGTGCCTTATCATTTTAAAGGGCACAGCTTTAAATATGCTGCCAGGCATATAATAAAGTTGTGTCCTATTTTTAATTGAATTATATAAAAATATATATTAATATTATATGTATAAAACAAATTTGACTGTATTTGCCATATGAGGGGTGAAAAGATGGTAAAAAAAATTTTGTGTGAAAGGTGCGGCCAAAGGCGCGGAAGAAGACAATGCCCTAAATATGATTATATAAATATATGCGGAGAATGCTGCAGCAAGATACAGCTTGATTCAGACTGCCCCGACGAATGCATCAATAAAGGCAAAGTATCCGCAAGGGAATTACATGACAAAATCAATTCGCTTATGGATGCCGGTATTACATATGAGGACAAAAACCCAAAAGAGGCGATCAGGCTTTTTAACAAAGTGCTGGGGCTGGATAAAAATTTTTTAGAAAGCTATTTAGAGATGAGTTCTGCATATGACAGTCTGGGTATGTATGACAATTCCGTTAGATGTCTTGAAAAGGCGTACAAGTTAAATAAAGATGGAAATTTGTTATATATGATCGCTGAACAGTATATAAAAAGCGGCGAATATCAAAAGCCGATAAATATAATATTATCAAATAAGGAAAAATTTAAAGACTGCAGAGCAGATTATCTGCTTGGAAAGTGTTATTTTTCGCTGAAGGAATATAAAAATTCCATATCATGCATGAAAAAAGTTTTGGATGAAGAGGGCTTGAATAAAGGCTACAGGAATAAAGCAGCTATCATATTGTCAAGGTCTTATTTATCCATAAAAGACGCCGAAGATGCAATAAAATATGCGAAAACCCTGGATGATGAATACTCGAAAGACAGGAGAGAGCTTATTGAAGAAGGATATTTCTCAGCCAAAAGGATATATGAGCTTTTGAAATACATTGAGTCATTTAAAGGTATCGGATACTTTGAAAAGGATATGCTTTTGCGCTGTGCTCCCATGCTAAAAATAAAGGATAAAAATGTGATTTTAAATATCATAGATGATTTATTGAGGAGTACTTATTTAAAAGATGATGAAAGATTAGAAATTATATGCCGGAAGATATGCATACTGTTTGAAGATTCGAGAATGAATGAATCATTCAATCTGTTTGAGCAAAATAAAGAGAGTATAATCAAAATGTCCGGAACGACTCCTGAATGCTACAGTGCCTGTTGCTTTGCGGCATTTTTTGCATACAGCCTTGATAGACCATGTGCAATGCATATATATAACTCCATAGCACCGCAAAAAACAGACGAAATAGTCATAGACGAGCTGTATAACGCGTTTAAAGATATGGATATTTCGCCTTCAATCAAAGCAAAATCCATAGCAAAATCCGTTAAAGTATTATCAGGGAAGAAGAATGGCTCTTTTTTAAGAACCCGCGTAGCTGCGGATTTGCTTTTCGAAAATGGTGAATATTATGAGGCTCTTGATATGTATCATAGAGCATCAGATGCAAAAGCGGAGGACGCGTTCCTTTTATACAGGATGGCAGTATGCAATATAAAGCTCGATAAATTCAAAAGTGCATTCAAGCTGCTTGATAGAATATTGTCTTTGAATAAATACATACCTAGCGCATATCCTAAAATAATAATATGTTGTGTAGAATCCGGCTTGGATTGGGCAGATTATTTCAAACATATGGAAATTGAAAAATTGAATTTTAATGAGGTTTATGAACTTGGGGAATGTTTAAGCAAAAATGAATACTATGATAAAGCGGGTTTCCTGTTCAATTATTTGATCGATAATTATAAAAACGTAGATATATACAGGCGAAAGAAGATATTACATAACCTGTCTTTCATTTACCGGAAGCTTAAAAACTATGAAAAAGGCATTGAGTTGATTAAATCGGTGCCAAACGAGTATTTAAGCAGAGATTTGTCGATCGATTTATGGTGCCTTTACTATGAGAGCATGCAATATGATAAGGCGGCTGAAGTTTTTGATATTTATCTTAAGGATATAAAAGATCCCGAGGTATATTTTAATTCGGGAATACTTGCATTAAAGCTAAAGAAATATAAAGAAGCAGTGGATTATTTTGAAGGCTGCATACATATATCGATAGAACAGGGATACAGAAAAGATGAATTGATTCAGAGAGCATTGACAGATATAAGCATATGCAAGGCCAATATGGGCAGGGGAATTGATGCGCTGTCATATGTCGACAGAGCTTTGAAGGTCAGGTATGATGACAGGGCCCTTGATGTGCTTTTTATGATACAAAAGAAGCTGCTTCATGGGAAAGAGAAAAATCAAGAGATATGCGGATACGAATCTGATTGCATTTCAAAGTCTGAATGTTTTGATGATGAAATAAACAGTCTATTTGAAAAGATAACAAGCAGCATATATCCGAGGAAGGAGTCTATTGTAAAAAAAGACAGAGTTCAGGAAAAAATCGAAAGCTTTGTAAAAATTGAAAGGGAAAAGTATAAAAGTGATAAAGATTATATAGAGAGATCGGAGAGCGCATACTGCAGGTTGATAAACGAGATGTTCGCATTATTTGATAAACGCGTATTAAGTGAAATAACTGCTGCGGATATAGATAGAAGTATAAACGAGTATGATGACTTTGGTAGAAACGGTTCACAGGAGTACTTATACGGCTGCATTACACCGTACTTTGAAGATCTCAGCCATTTGTGCCATAAAGTACTTTATCCGTATTATAAAAAAAGCATCGATTTCCTTCCAGTCGTTCATAGCATGGAGGACTTTAAAAAATTGGGAATCTATTGTTATGAAAGCGGCGGGAAAAGATATTACAGGATCGATTTTTCGTTTGACATAAGCTGCAGCAAGTATCTTTTTGAGATCAACTGTCATCCGGGAATAAGAAGTGAATATATCGATTGCAGGATACATTATATGCCATGGGAAAAGCTTGTCTGGATAATATCCGGCATAGAGAAAAAATGGGATATAATCGACGGCATAAAAAGTGCGGGGCTTCTTCTCCTGTTTTATGGGGGTTATAAAAATTATCTCGGAATAGAGGGTGATTTTAAAGGCAGCGATGAAATAATAAAGCTTTCGGGGGACATTATAAAAGCTGGGAATGAATGCGATTATGCCGTAAAAAATATGTTAAACGGCACCTTGGAATATAACATGATCGAAAATATAAGAAAATTAAGAGGTGTGATCAAGGGATGTATTGCCGATATTTCAAAGGTAAAGCTCATTTGATCCTGCTACAATAAATTTAAGATAATGGCATAAAAATAAATTCACAGGCTGAAACCTATGAATTTATTTTTATACCGATTATTGTACCACAAATTACCAGTAATATTGATGCAGCGGTAAATAGGAGTTTTTTGGAATCGATCCTGTCATCACCTTTTAAACCGGTGATATTTGCCGACATGTATCCTCCTATCAGCCCTCCAATGTGGGCAAAATTATCGATTTGCGGATTTGAAAGGCCGTAAAAAATGTTGAGCCCTATTATGACAAGTATATTTATTCCAAAGGATGATGTCAGTATTCTGGGATATTTACGGCAAAGGTATAATACTGCCCCTAAAAGTCCGAATATGGCGCCTGAAGCGCCGATAGAAGGTGAATTGGAAAAGACAAAGCTGAATATACTTCCGGATAAAGCGGAAAAAAAGTATATTATAATAAATTTTTTGCTGCCAAATATCGACTCGTCAAGTTTCCCTATATTATACAGGCTATACATGTTGAATGCTATGTGGGCAAGATTGGCATGGAGGAAGGCCGAGGAAAAAAATCTCCAGTATTCCCCGCCTACTATCAGTGAATTTATCTTTGCACCATACTTTACAAGAGCCTCATAGCTGTTTATTCCGCCATTTGCATATATATAGAGGAAAATCAATACGTTTATTGCTATCAATGTGTTCGTAGCCGGTGATTTTGTTTTATTATCGCTCATATAAATACCTCCTGTATATATTTTACCATTGAAAAAGCAAATTACATATAGAAAAAATTTCTATGATAATAAAATGAAAAATATCACAAACTATATATAAAATAATACAATTAGTTAAATTTAAAAATTATTATAAACCGGCTTTGTTTAGTTAAATTGTCGATTTTTGGACATAGCCTGTAAATTAAGTTTAACTTAAAAAATGATACATCGAAATCAGAAGGGATGCGATAAAATGAAAGGAAAACTTTTAAGAGGTATTGCAGCCGGAACGCTTATCGGAGCAGCCGCAGGAATGCTGATCATTCCCCAGATGGACAGAAGAACCAGAAAAAGGATAGAAAGGGCTGGAAGAAAGGTAATGGATTTTACATCCGATATGATGGATGGTATAAGAAGTTGGCGTTCTTAATAAAAAGCACATGCGTTATGGTATGAAAGCGATAATATATGTGCCAAGGCACAATACAGGGGCTGTAGACCTTACAGCCCCTGTATTGTGTCAAATTGCCACTCGAAGCATATATAATAATGAGGATATTTTATGTTTTGGGGGGCTTGCCTATGGAATGTGCCATGATTTTTTTTATAGGACCGGATTTTGTAAAGGCATCTGTTTTTAATACCGAAGGCACTGAATTATTATCAGCATATGAGGATATCGGGTTATCGATAAAACATGGCTGCATAACGCAGGTTCCCGATAAATGGGAAGATGCAATATCAAAGATGATACAAAATGCAGTCGACAGCGACTCTGCAATCGATATAAAATACATCGCGGTAACATATATCCCGGGAACCATGGTATGCATCGACAGCTCCGGATTACCGGTTATGGACGCTATCTTTCCCTATGACGGAAGAGGGAGATATGAAGCGCACTTATATAACAAGTATAATAAAAAACATAAAAACAGGACTGACTTCCCATGGACGTATAATGTGATACCGAAACTTTTATGGATAAAATACAACAGGCCCGATATATATAAAAAAATATTCAAAGTTTTGACACCTGATTCGTATATCTCGTATAAGCTGACCGGAGAGACGGCTATAGACAATTATTCTGCGATGCAGTTCGGGTGCGATAGCAATAATTTTCATTATGATGGCAGATTACTGGATAATTTTGGCTTGGAGAAGGATATATTCCCGGCCATATGCAAAACCGGCGAATGTACGGGTATGATTGCAGGCGTTGTAAAAGAAAAACTCGGACTTAAAAGCGAAGTAAAAATGTTGGCCGTATCGAGTTTCATACTCCCTCTGCTTTTGGCTTCGGAAGATATGGACAAAAATACTATTTTATATGATGCAAATTCTTCAAGCATTTGTTTTAAATATAATTCACATAAGGCAAGGCTAAGCGGGGAAATCCGAAAGTCTCTCTTTAGAATCGAAGATAAATATATTATAATAGGCAATTTCGAATATATGACATATAAATGGTTAAAAAAGTATACAAAAATCGATGCATTAAAAAGCGATGACTATACCCCGGGTTCAAATGGCCTTATCGTCGTTCCGTATATTATAGGCGACAGCCTCTTCCAGAATTTTGACATCGATGCTGGCATTATAGGGGTGAATACCGCAAATTGCGGGCGCGACATTCTGGCGGCATCCTATGAATCTCAAGGTTATTCGTTAAGGAAAAAAATCGATATTTTAACGGATTGCGGCTTGAATATTGAAAATATAATTCTGGCAGATGATGTTAAGGATAGTTTGAAATATAATATCATATCCGATATAACAGGTAAGGAAATCAGAATCAGCAAAGAATGCGATTTAATAACAAGATATGCTTTCGAGTCTTTGTTCAATAAAGAGCATGATCTGGAATCGGAGGATGAAGTGATAACGCCCGACCGGGAAAAGGGCATCAGGTATAATGTATTATTCAGCTTATATAAAAGCGCGTATAATTCCCTTGGCGATTATTGCAGATTCGAAAGAAAAATACAGAAAAAATTATAGAATAAGAACAGTTATATAATGCTTTTTTCATAATATTCTTCAAATAATCTGTATGCACCATTTTATAAACTACTTGTACAATTATTCCATTTAAACTATAATTTTATTAAAAGCACACAAATGAAAAGTCATAAAGGTATGTGTGATGGTGTGTATATAAATTATTTGAAGAATATGCACCCTATGTGATGCTAATTATTGACTTTTAGGAGAAGGTACTTATGGAAATACTTTCCTTGGGCGAAAAAATAAAATTAAAGAGAAAAGAAAAAAACATGACTCTTAAAGACTTAGCGGGGGATAAAGTTACGCCCGGCCAGATAAGCCTTGTTGAGTCCGGCAAATCAAAACCGAGCATAGATCTTCTGGAATATATAGCGAACAAAATAGATGTGAGCATAGATTATATACTCGAAACGGAAGAGCATCAGGCTGATAATCTGTGCAAGTATTATGCTGATATAGCATATGCTTCAATAATGAACAGCAGTTATAAGCAGGCGCTGGACGCTTTGAACATGGGAATGGCATATGCCAAGGATTATGATCGGGAGTATTATATAGGTCTGTATAATCTCTACTACGGGATGATCGACTATAAGCAGGAGAATTACGAAAATGCTCAAAGTGAATTCATGTCTGCAAGCGAAGTGTTTCTGAAGACATGCAAATATAAGGATTTGCTGGAAACTTATATGCAGTTGGGGATGACGGCATTTAAGCTGTCTTATTTTAACTCTTCACTGAATTACTACAAGCAGGCGGAAAAGGTGATGAATAATAACAAAATAGTCGATGACGAGCTGCTGATGAATATTTATTTTAATATATCGCTGTGCTATTCAAGGCTGGAAAATTATTCGCCCTCCATCGATTATGCGCTTTTGTCGATGGAAAAGCTGAAAAAAACCACCGACCGTTTTCAATATTCGCAGTCTCTGCTTATGTTAAGTCTGTCATATAATAGTGCCAATAAATTTGATGAAGCTCTCAAATATGCTCAAAAGGCCGTCGATGTCTTAAAGGAGCTTAATAAATTGAATTTAATAGCCAAGATGGAAACAAACATGGGCATAATATTGTCCAATATCGGGAGTATCGGCGAATCCTTCAAGCATCTGCAGAATGCGTATAAAATAGAATCTGATATAGACGATAAGATGCTGCCGTACACTATGCTCAGGATTGCAGATAATTATCTGAAGGTAAATGACTTTGACAAGGCCATAGAGATTGTCAAAAAAGCCTATGCAAAGTGCTGCAACACCGGACAGGACGAATATATGGTAGCCATTTATTATTACTTTTATAAAATTTACTGCCTGAAAGATGATAAAAAAAATGCTGAGATTTCCCTCCTTGAGGCCATAGGCTACCTTCAAAATTTGGACATGCCTAAGGAGCTTGCCAATGTATATATCATGCTGGGGGAATTTTATCAAAAGGAGAAAAAGCAAAGTGAGGCATTGGAATATTTAAATAAGGGTCTGAAGATATATAAAGAGCTTGGTATCGTATCATCTGCAAGTATAAACCTTTAATTTGGCGGAAGTTTTGAATGAAGAGGTGGTTTCATATGGATTTTATGGGTTTTACAGGCGATGATTTTGAGTTTTTCAAAAGAAAAAACGATCTGGCAAAGGCGGAATACAATGATAAAAGAGAACAGATGAAGAAACACTTCAGGGAGTTCTGCTATCAGGTGCAGAAAAGTTATCATACGAGCACGGGAAAGGTTTTAACCCTTGAGAAGGACTTTAAGGGACTGAATAAAATGAAAAGTAGCATATCGGCAAATTGCGATATTGAAAGCTCGGGGATTTTCAATTTAAAAATCGATTTCTATAGAGACAACATAGGAATATATATTGAATGCCCTAAAGGCAGGGACTATGACGGCATAAAAAAGCTTGAGGATATATTGACAAATAAAAAAGATACATTGACCGGATTTTTCAAGGGAAACAGGAATATGATCTTGATGCTGCTGTACAGCGAATCCAAAAAATCAAATAATAATAATGGGCATGAAGAGATGAAATTGAGCAACAATGAGTTGTGCTTCGGAAATTATGATATGCTCGTTAAAAAAATAGAAGAACTGCTTCCTCCTTGTTATAACAAGAAATCGACTTTAAACATAAAAATAGGCATGCAATACTTAAAGCCTGATGCGCTGAAAATAGGCAAAGCGCTGCCCTCAAGGGCATGCTCGGAAATAATCGGATTACTGGATTTATGCGGTGCCATTGCAGAAAATTAAATACAAAATAAGAGCGGGTGACATCCGCTCTTATTTTGTATTTACGTATATTTCAAGTATTTTTGCATGTCCCTTGATCGAATACTTACCCATAGATGCCGGCAGCATGACTGTTTCACCTAACGAAACGGGTTCACAGCCCTTTTCATAGTATATACGCCCATTGCCTTCTATGAACATATATACCGTAAATTTTCTGCCATCCGTTTCGCCCGTAAATTCATCTGAGATATTCAGCTCTTTTACTGTAAAATAATCGTTCTCGGAGAGAACTCTTTCGTTATAGCCGCCTTTATCCACATAGTTCCTATTCCGGTTTAATACGGGCGGATTATCGAAGTTAATTACTTCAATGGCTTTGTCTATATGAAGCTCCCTGGGCTTACCGTTCTTATCGACTCTGTTCCAATCGAAAACCCTGTATGTTGTATTGCTGTTTTGCTGTATTTCGGCGATCAATATTCCATCGAGTATGGCATGTACCGTACCTGATGGTATATAAAATACATCTCCGGGGGATACGGGGATTTCATTCAAAAGTTTATCCAGATTTCCACTGCTTAAGGAATGGATGAAGTCACTCTTGGTTACGCCTATTTTCAAGCCATATACTAATTTGGCTCCCGGTTTTGCATCTATTATGTACCACATCTCTGTTTTGCCGTTGCCTTCGCCGTGGGATTTAGCGTATTTGTCGTCAGGATGGACCTGCACTGACAATCTGTCGTTAGCATCTATTATTTTTATAAAAAGAGGCAAGAAATTTTTATATACGCCGTATACATCCGTTCCTACCAATTGTTCTTTATATTTTTCAAGCATGCCTTCAAATGTCAGGCCCTTTAAATCTCCGTTTGAAACGATGCTCATGCCGTCGTTTCTGCAGCAAAGCTCCCAGCTTTCGGCTATTTTGCCGTCCGGGATATTGCGATTGAACTTTTTTTCTATATTTCTTCCGCCCCACAATATGCTTTTATATACAGGGTGAAATTTCAATGGATATAACATACAATCACCGCCAGATAATATTTATTGAGCAGGCATATCCCCACATGAAAGGGGACAGCTGCAAATGTAAAACTTATACCTATACAAAAATGCTGCTGCATGATGAATAAGCATTCATTATGCAGCAGCCCCTTTTAAGCTATTTTGCCACAGGACCTGCTTTAACTACGCTTTCAGGTACGTTTTTGAATTTCTTGAAATTTTCCCTGAACCTTACAGCTAAATCCTTAGCAGTTTTATCATAGTCATCAGCATTTTTCCAAGTGTTGCGAGGATTCAACACTTCTGACGGAACATCCGGGCAGCTTTCCGGTACAAGTATGCCGAAAATAGGATCGACATTAAACTTAATGCCTTCGAATTTGCCTTCCAATGCCGCCGTAACCATGGCCCTCGTATATTTTAACTTAATCCTTTGGCCGACACCATATGGGCCGCCTGACCAACCAGTATTGATCAGATATACATTTGAATTGTGCTTTTCAATTCTCTCTCCTAAAAGTTTTGCATATACCGAAAGATTGTATGGCATAAACGGTGCTCCAAAGCATGTGGAGAACGTTGCCTGAGGTTCGGTTATTCCTCTTTCGGTTCCTGCAAGCTTGCTTGTATAACCGGACATGAAATAATACATTGCCTGCTCCTTTGTGAGTTTGGCAATCGGAGGCATAACTCCGAAAGCATCTGCCGTCAGGAATATAACTGTTTTTGGATGACTGCCTAATCCGGACAATTCCGCATTGGGTATGAAATCAACAGGATATCCTACACGGGTATTCTCTGTAAGAGAGCCATCTGAATAGTCAGGATCCATATTTTTGTCATATATGACGTTTTCAACTAATGCACCGAATTTTATAGCATTCCATATTTCAGGTTCATGCTCTTTTGATAAGTTGATACATTTTGCATAACATCCGCCTTCGAAATTGAACACGCCGTTATCAGACCAGCCGTGCTCATCGTCACCTATCAAGTACCTGTTGGGATCAGCCGAAAGCGTAGTCTTTCCTGTGCCGGAAAGTCCAAAGAATAATGCTGCATCGCCATTTGCTCCAATGTTAGCGGAACAGTGCATTGGGAATACGTTTTTCTTTGGGAGTAAATAGTTCATAACTGTAAATATGGATTTTTTAATCTCGCCGGAATATTGTGAACCGCCTATTATTATCAGCTTTTTCTTTAAGTTAAGGATTATGAAAGCTTCGGAATGCGTGCCGTCAACTTCGGGAATCGCCTTAAAGCCTGGTGCGCAAATGACGGTAAAACCTGGCACGAAATTTTCAAGCTCTTTTGAAGTAGGTCTTCTTAGAAGTTCATGTATGAACAAATTCTGTGATGCATATTCATTTATTACCCTGACTGGCAGCCTGTAATCGGCATCAGCTCCTGCAAAT
Proteins encoded:
- a CDS encoding CDC27 family protein — protein: MVKKILCERCGQRRGRRQCPKYDYINICGECCSKIQLDSDCPDECINKGKVSARELHDKINSLMDAGITYEDKNPKEAIRLFNKVLGLDKNFLESYLEMSSAYDSLGMYDNSVRCLEKAYKLNKDGNLLYMIAEQYIKSGEYQKPINIILSNKEKFKDCRADYLLGKCYFSLKEYKNSISCMKKVLDEEGLNKGYRNKAAIILSRSYLSIKDAEDAIKYAKTLDDEYSKDRRELIEEGYFSAKRIYELLKYIESFKGIGYFEKDMLLRCAPMLKIKDKNVILNIIDDLLRSTYLKDDERLEIICRKICILFEDSRMNESFNLFEQNKESIIKMSGTTPECYSACCFAAFFAYSLDRPCAMHIYNSIAPQKTDEIVIDELYNAFKDMDISPSIKAKSIAKSVKVLSGKKNGSFLRTRVAADLLFENGEYYEALDMYHRASDAKAEDAFLLYRMAVCNIKLDKFKSAFKLLDRILSLNKYIPSAYPKIIICCVESGLDWADYFKHMEIEKLNFNEVYELGECLSKNEYYDKAGFLFNYLIDNYKNVDIYRRKKILHNLSFIYRKLKNYEKGIELIKSVPNEYLSRDLSIDLWCLYYESMQYDKAAEVFDIYLKDIKDPEVYFNSGILALKLKKYKEAVDYFEGCIHISIEQGYRKDELIQRALTDISICKANMGRGIDALSYVDRALKVRYDDRALDVLFMIQKKLLHGKEKNQEICGYESDCISKSECFDDEINSLFEKITSSIYPRKESIVKKDRVQEKIESFVKIEREKYKSDKDYIERSESAYCRLINEMFALFDKRVLSEITAADIDRSINEYDDFGRNGSQEYLYGCITPYFEDLSHLCHKVLYPYYKKSIDFLPVVHSMEDFKKLGIYCYESGGKRYYRIDFSFDISCSKYLFEINCHPGIRSEYIDCRIHYMPWEKLVWIISGIEKKWDIIDGIKSAGLLLLFYGGYKNYLGIEGDFKGSDEIIKLSGDIIKAGNECDYAVKNMLNGTLEYNMIENIRKLRGVIKGCIADISKVKLI
- a CDS encoding rhomboid family intramembrane serine protease, which produces MSDNKTKSPATNTLIAINVLIFLYIYANGGINSYEALVKYGAKINSLIVGGEYWRFFSSAFLHANLAHIAFNMYSLYNIGKLDESIFGSKKFIIIYFFSALSGSIFSFVFSNSPSIGASGAIFGLLGAVLYLCRKYPRILTSSFGINILVIIGLNIFYGLSNPQIDNFAHIGGLIGGYMSANITGLKGDDRIDSKKLLFTAASILLVICGTIIGIKINS
- a CDS encoding YtxH domain-containing protein, whose translation is MKGKLLRGIAAGTLIGAAAGMLIIPQMDRRTRKRIERAGRKVMDFTSDMMDGIRSWRS
- a CDS encoding FGGY family carbohydrate kinase, whose amino-acid sequence is MECAMIFFIGPDFVKASVFNTEGTELLSAYEDIGLSIKHGCITQVPDKWEDAISKMIQNAVDSDSAIDIKYIAVTYIPGTMVCIDSSGLPVMDAIFPYDGRGRYEAHLYNKYNKKHKNRTDFPWTYNVIPKLLWIKYNRPDIYKKIFKVLTPDSYISYKLTGETAIDNYSAMQFGCDSNNFHYDGRLLDNFGLEKDIFPAICKTGECTGMIAGVVKEKLGLKSEVKMLAVSSFILPLLLASEDMDKNTILYDANSSSICFKYNSHKARLSGEIRKSLFRIEDKYIIIGNFEYMTYKWLKKYTKIDALKSDDYTPGSNGLIVVPYIIGDSLFQNFDIDAGIIGVNTANCGRDILAASYESQGYSLRKKIDILTDCGLNIENIILADDVKDSLKYNIISDITGKEIRISKECDLITRYAFESLFNKEHDLESEDEVITPDREKGIRYNVLFSLYKSAYNSLGDYCRFERKIQKKL
- a CDS encoding helix-turn-helix domain-containing protein; this translates as MEILSLGEKIKLKRKEKNMTLKDLAGDKVTPGQISLVESGKSKPSIDLLEYIANKIDVSIDYILETEEHQADNLCKYYADIAYASIMNSSYKQALDALNMGMAYAKDYDREYYIGLYNLYYGMIDYKQENYENAQSEFMSASEVFLKTCKYKDLLETYMQLGMTAFKLSYFNSSLNYYKQAEKVMNNNKIVDDELLMNIYFNISLCYSRLENYSPSIDYALLSMEKLKKTTDRFQYSQSLLMLSLSYNSANKFDEALKYAQKAVDVLKELNKLNLIAKMETNMGIILSNIGSIGESFKHLQNAYKIESDIDDKMLPYTMLRIADNYLKVNDFDKAIEIVKKAYAKCCNTGQDEYMVAIYYYFYKIYCLKDDKKNAEISLLEAIGYLQNLDMPKELANVYIMLGEFYQKEKKQSEALEYLNKGLKIYKELGIVSSASINL
- a CDS encoding class I mannose-6-phosphate isomerase — protein: MLYPLKFHPVYKSILWGGRNIEKKFNRNIPDGKIAESWELCCRNDGMSIVSNGDLKGLTFEGMLEKYKEQLVGTDVYGVYKNFLPLFIKIIDANDRLSVQVHPDDKYAKSHGEGNGKTEMWYIIDAKPGAKLVYGLKIGVTKSDFIHSLSSGNLDKLLNEIPVSPGDVFYIPSGTVHAILDGILIAEIQQNSNTTYRVFDWNRVDKNGKPRELHIDKAIEVINFDNPPVLNRNRNYVDKGGYNERVLSENDYFTVKELNISDEFTGETDGRKFTVYMFIEGNGRIYYEKGCEPVSLGETVMLPASMGKYSIKGHAKILEIYVNTK
- the pckA gene encoding phosphoenolpyruvate carboxykinase (ATP), with the translated sequence MSENTLSIEYLGIINAKVNRNLPVSKLVEKAILRGEGKLTNTGALSVTTGKYTGRSPEDRFIVDIPEVHNEINWGKVNKPIEEEKFDRLYGKLVSYLQNRELFVFDGFAGADADYRLPVRVINEYASQNLFIHELLRRPTSKELENFVPGFTVICAPGFKAIPEVDGTHSEAFIILNLKKKLIIIGGSQYSGEIKKSIFTVMNYLLPKKNVFPMHCSANIGANGDAALFFGLSGTGKTTLSADPNRYLIGDDEHGWSDNGVFNFEGGCYAKCINLSKEHEPEIWNAIKFGALVENVIYDKNMDPDYSDGSLTENTRVGYPVDFIPNAELSGLGSHPKTVIFLTADAFGVMPPIAKLTKEQAMYYFMSGYTSKLAGTERGITEPQATFSTCFGAPFMPYNLSVYAKLLGERIEKHNSNVYLINTGWSGGPYGVGQRIKLKYTRAMVTAALEGKFEGIKFNVDPIFGILVPESCPDVPSEVLNPRNTWKNADDYDKTAKDLAVRFRENFKKFKNVPESVVKAGPVAK